One Magnetococcales bacterium DNA window includes the following coding sequences:
- a CDS encoding NADH-quinone oxidoreductase subunit M, with protein MIILSILLVLPLAGVLLIALLPERFLQLARPLAVLAASAALGWSLYVAWRFDPDLAVLQFVERVPWHPRLGSYYSLGVDGFSMPMVLLATLLALVAILASAAIRLRVKSYYISMLLLEAAMLGVFMSQDWSLFYVFWELTLLPLFFLINRWGGANRSRAALNFVLYTMGGSVFMLIALLGAFDAAKIHSFDMTEMAKGLRTLPAQTQVLLFLGLFIGFGVKMPTFPMHGWLPLAHVEAPSPVSILLSGVLLKMGSYGLIRAGFMLPAALVSLQSWLAALAMISLIYGGLLAWRQSDLKGMVAYSSISHMGVVLLGLATLTSDGITGAVMQMVAHGLVAGSLFLLIGLLYERTHTREIGDYGSLLRITPKLAFFTILAFVSAVGMPGSAGFVAELHALIGGLQRWGWPVVLLSAGMLVGAAYSIRTVSVLFTGQEKASLHALPDLRPVETLAASLLAVVSFGLGLVPAPALNMVASSVNRFHTLLQRFF; from the coding sequence ATGATCATTCTTTCCATATTGCTGGTGTTGCCCCTGGCCGGTGTGCTGCTGATCGCCCTGCTGCCCGAGCGCTTCCTCCAACTGGCCCGACCCCTGGCGGTGCTGGCGGCCTCAGCCGCCCTGGGCTGGAGCCTTTACGTCGCCTGGCGCTTCGATCCCGACCTGGCGGTGCTGCAATTCGTGGAACGGGTGCCCTGGCACCCGCGCCTGGGCAGTTACTACTCCCTGGGGGTGGACGGCTTTTCCATGCCCATGGTGCTGCTGGCCACCCTGCTGGCCCTGGTGGCCATCCTGGCCTCGGCGGCCATCCGCCTTCGGGTCAAGAGCTACTACATCTCCATGCTGCTGCTGGAAGCGGCCATGCTGGGCGTCTTCATGTCCCAGGACTGGTCCCTCTTCTACGTCTTCTGGGAATTGACCCTGCTGCCCCTCTTTTTCCTCATCAACCGCTGGGGCGGGGCCAATCGCTCCCGGGCGGCCCTCAACTTCGTGCTTTACACCATGGGCGGCTCGGTCTTCATGCTCATCGCCCTGCTGGGGGCCTTCGACGCCGCCAAGATCCACTCCTTCGACATGACCGAAATGGCCAAGGGGCTCCGAACCCTGCCCGCCCAAACCCAGGTATTGCTTTTCCTGGGCCTTTTCATCGGGTTCGGCGTGAAGATGCCCACCTTTCCCATGCACGGCTGGCTGCCCCTGGCCCATGTGGAGGCTCCCAGTCCGGTCAGCATCCTGCTGTCGGGGGTTCTGCTCAAAATGGGCTCCTACGGCCTGATCCGCGCCGGCTTCATGCTGCCCGCCGCCCTGGTCTCCCTGCAGTCCTGGCTGGCCGCCCTGGCCATGATCAGCCTGATCTACGGCGGACTGCTGGCCTGGCGGCAAAGCGACCTGAAAGGCATGGTGGCCTATTCCTCCATCAGCCACATGGGCGTGGTCCTGCTGGGACTGGCCACCCTGACCAGCGACGGCATCACCGGCGCGGTGATGCAGATGGTCGCCCACGGACTGGTGGCGGGCTCCCTCTTTCTGCTCATCGGTCTGCTCTACGAGCGCACCCATACCCGTGAGATCGGTGATTACGGTTCGTTGTTGCGCATTACCCCGAAGCTGGCCTTTTTCACCATTCTGGCCTTCGTCAGCGCCGTGGGCATGCCGGGTTCGGCGGGCTTCGTGGCGGAACTGCACGCCCTGATCGGCGGTTTGCAACGCTGGGGCTGGCCCGTGGTGCTGCTCTCCGCCGGCATGCTGGTGGGCGCCGCCTATTCCATCCGCACCGTCAGCGTTCTCTTCACCGGGCAGGAGAAGGCCTCGCTGCACGCCCTGCCGGATCTGCGTCCCGTGGAGACCCTGGCGGCCTCCCTGCTGGCGGTGGTCTCCTTCGGGCTGGGACTGGTGCCTGCGCCCGCCCTGAACATGGTGGCCAGCTCCGTCAATCGTTTCCACACCCTATTGCAGCGCTTCTTCTGA